The Vespula vulgaris chromosome 3, iyVesVulg1.1, whole genome shotgun sequence DNA window cGCTTTgatgtgtgtctatatatgtgtatatgtgtacacacacacacacacacacacgtaatATTACTTTATCGATCTTGTTACTTATAGTGAACTGAAATACGTCATTAGCACTAGAACTACTGATGGTTAAGCTATTTTTAACGACTGGTCTTTAaaaaatacgtaataataaaatatttttatatttattaatttataattttcttataaaagatattttgttaCGTAGTACATTTCtggaattattaattcatttaggACATAAATGAAGATTGGCATACTTTATCATTTacacattaataataacaataaatataataagaaataaaaaaaaatatgctttGGTAAAAGTATATAGGATATGTTTTGTAATCCTATCTTGAAGATACAGACTAGTAAAACTCGAATCACttactcttattttttattatctattatctgTTATAGTTaacaaagattttattaattaatttattataatggtacatctctttcctctttattcttttcttttaggtCATTTTACTTACTaccttctattctcttttttctttgctcgatCTACTCGAGACcttattctatcttttttactccgtttattcttttttttttcatgtcttTTCTGTCACCTTCTTTAACATTCATGCATCATATTCGCAAATTCTGATCTTCCATTGTTCCTATTGCTGTATCCTTCATTTGtcctatttattatttatctcgcATACCCTGGATTTCAATCTCCCAGTCTCCTAcctttttgttataaataaacgtaCCTTGGAAAGGTCATATCATATTTTAGCTCAATCGATTTTCATGGGTGCGCATGCGTGCATAGCACACCATTAACAATAGAACTTcccataaatattaaaataaatttccattttaaaGTTAGATTATTCTTATGAATATAAAGtgaattattacataaaaaagttataatttttataacattttttataaatgcagtttttcttcaaaatgtattttcctcatacatattttttgtaagTATTACGGATGATGGTAgcttattgttattattattatgtccAGGCTCACATCATTCGCTTGAACACAGCTAGGTCCTTAATGTTCCCCGGGCATTAGCTTCTCGTAATTCCATCCTGGTTATACATTCTCACCGAAACTTCCTGCGGCAACGTAACATAATACTTCTCCTGCATATTTTACCAGGTattgtttctttatcattgATAAAATTCAGATAAATCTAAAACGTTAAAATAGCTATTTTCTTGATTctgatttaaaattatatttatttatcatttatcatttgATCTGTCTACGCCAAATGAAAAGCTAGCCATAGtattctttgttttataaatttttagtaGCTTGCTTTTGTTTCCACGTATAATACTAATCattatggttttttttttttataatgatttagaTGTAAGTGATATGcttttaaaattgttaattattatagttctTTGTGTTTCATTCTTTCCTGAATAAGGAGATCCATTTAGGATATATTTAGTTTGAATATTAGATGCTAGGCAAAAtgtaatatcaaatttatcaaatttatttagcaaatattgaataaatctGCATCTGGCTTTAGATGgaaagaattttcaattgtgatatttctcttttatagtAATCCTGAATTCTCAActtgaataaatttatctcaTATATCTGATATTAAAGCAAATTTATCACTTTGTAAATGTTGacttctatcattttttttattaaaggaaataaattgcaagttttaataaaatcatctGTACTTGTAGTAttggaaatgaaatatatctttattttctatttcataaatatgaaagttccaattttttattctatatactaCCGGTGCGTACACATTTCAAATGAAagctttcaattttatttttgttagaaTTCATCTTTTATCCAAAACTCGAAAAGCTTCTAATTCcattaagatattatatattcacaaATATGGTCatcaattaataaagaaaatgcactatttactttatctttcatattttttttgacGTATCCTGCGAGACCAGATATGTCTGAAAATATGAATTGGTAAACTTTCAGTAGTAAATgcttcttgtatttttttgttatgtaaACTAACTGGTTATGTCTGCAGCAATTTCATTttgatgattttataaaatattttcattttcatcttcaGAACTTGAAAGCACTTGAGCATGTCTTCTTTTACGTAAAcccaaaatattaaaaaatttactttctgAGGACTCCTGAAATCTTGAATATCTCTCCTGAatatcttcttcgtttataaCCTCATTATCACTATTCTCACTATCAAGAagttcaattttattttcttctaattcaCTTTCACAATCATAGAATTCATCTTCAATATCAGAGTATTCCATTGGTATACTGTTTAATTTCtgcaaaaatttttaagttttcAATCGTTTTGCCATTTTCAGGACTTATAAAACATTGttgcataaaataaaaaagtagatCTCCTTCCAACGGCTGTAGTATACAGAGTGACCGTATACAATGCAACTCAATTACTCTGATGGCTATATTTGCATGTGTTGCTAGATATAATATGACGTAAgacgtaataaaatttcatacaAAACATACATAACAAAAACTTCAAGTTATTatttagattaaaaatattatcgaatgaaTGCATTATTTTTGCGTCAGCTTCATGATCGATTCtgaatttttttgataattgaCATCGTCGTATTGAATAAAGCGCagtaaaaattttcgaaacgcGTGAGAAGTCTTTGTCAAGTATCAATCATTttgattgatataaataatcatgATATCAatcatcgaaaattattttgatttcgatttgaaataaaaaaaaaaataataaaattcattatattattctttagtTATTACTACAAAAGTTATTACAtcattgtagaaaaaaaaagtgatataAAGTAGAAGTCttaaaataaagttataaaatcaataattttgacTAACGCAATagttctaataataatattttcgtaataCGTGACAAAGAGAGAATTAGGTTTGTTTCAACTCTATGTGTACTTTTATTCGGTACAATTTCAATGATTCTCACAATTGTCTTATcacattttttgttcttagagaatttttcatttttgatataattcatTCAAGAAAAGTTACggaatatatcaatttatttggAAGTTACAAATATAGAAACATACATTTATTCGTGATAGACACGgtttagataaataaatcttgTGATTATTGTTGATTTAAAATCGATCGCGTTGAATACACAccgatttaaatttttatatgggACAACAAAAAACTTTCATGGCATCAATATGGACATGATTGGAACAAAAGGAATGAAACTTAGGCCAGGAGTAGATAATGAAAGCACGACTGGACATATTAATAAGGACGAATTTGTTTCCGTATATTTAGCAATAAATAAACAGTCatctttatttatcgaaagacataggtatataataatttaaacaattattctagatttattttttagtttttctcgGATAAGGCCTTCAAATATaggtctttctttctctcctgctatctctctctttcttttctattttctcaggtatatatatatatatctattctaCGAATAGAATAAGGAAAAACCTGCATACGCATCGCAGGAGTAATCCTAACGTGgacttcattttattcttcgaaATTCGAAAATTAAGAACGGTCGTGCTTAATAATGAATTCTCGGTAAGATCGTATCACTTTAGAACGAAGATTTCAAAATTGAGTGACTATGGATCTTTAGATGGAGTAATCTCCATGTGGTGAGACCTAAGTTTATCCTTGCAATATATAGTAATCTAATTCGATGCAAATACTATCGGGCGAATGGTTGCATATTTCaatacattttcaaaatctttttaactaattctaattaaacattatagtacttatattttacattcttaATCATATttcgatagatatatagattagtagaatttttaaataatttcttgaaaaaagcATTGATAAATACTAATTTctttattccattttattctgatttattttcattttttcagattaaatactatattttctattgtacTTATGTTGTAATTATATTcgtgattatatattttcgaattctATGTAATAAGAATTTTCTGTTTACCGTTACTgctattatcttttatatattatattttagttaTTCCATCGCAAATAATATCGTCCTAATGATtgtttaatactttttaattatttgtataaatttaaataaattaagatagtaaaatttatatttatatgtatatttaaattatacagTAAAATTATCAAGGACTTTTCAATTTAGTTTATCATCAGagaagtataatattttcttaccgTTATCGAatgtactatttttattacatacaaacattttttttacatatcttGTATTGATTGTTTGTTTATATTGTAGGGAGTTTACACGCCGATGCTGTGATATGGACAGTATTTCTCTATTGTACTTGTAGTTTATATTTTGTCCGATTGGTAAGTCGTATTTTATCGCTGAACAAAAGGTAACGTTACGAACAAAAGGTAACGAAGAGTCCTGTACTCTCTCTTTACTATTTTGAAATCGTTTGCGCTTGcatgatataagaaaaagttttttctctataagtataataaaaataaattacttataaaaatgatgatcAACGTCAACAAACAAAATTTCCAAAAACTGTATCCGACAATAAAGACTTCTTTAGAAAACGCACAGGTTATTGCTATCGATGCAGAATTTAGTGGATTAGAAAGTGATGATTCTTCAAAGTCAAGGTTGGTtggtttatttataaaattattcaattaattaaagaattaagaaataatcgacatacattaattatatattagtaataaaacTGGGAATGTTTATTAACTAttctcataattttcttttttcactttattttataattcatttgtTATTGACAGTgtcatcattgttattatttgttgCAGTCTTTTTGATACTATAGAAGAAAGATACcaaaagttaagaaaaaattgtgaaaaatttataattgttcAATTTGGTATTACTTGCATCGAACAAGTACCTTGTCAGAATGAATATAATactaaaatattcaaatttttcctttttcctgcATCTATACCAATAAAAAACAGACAATTCTTATGGCAAGTTGCAGCAATAGAGTTTTTATCTTTAAGTGGCTTCAATTTTAACAaggttatttttaatatataatcttctcttatatataatcttttatatgttaattatatgaaTGTTATATGCGAATATCGTTTaactatatgtataaaatatataaagtagtgaataatagaaattttttttgtcagGTGGCTTATGATGGTATCTCGTACCTTAATGAAGTTGAAGAATTTacatttaaacgatatttagaagataataatatgatcagaaatattaataatatgtcATACAAAGAGGGAGATGAAATTAAAAGGGCCATTGATAATGTAGCTAACTGGTTAGAATTTTCTGGTGATCCAGATGAGGATCCAGAATATATTGTCTTGAAAATTTCTGTAAGTTCTGTTAATTTGCAATACCTTCTGCAGAAAATATTACGAAGTCGTTTTTCAAGAATCTGGACCACATATAATAACGAAGAGGTAtgtctttataatttttataataacgatagtaGTAGAAAgtgtaatttattaattttcataaataaatatatatttgtaaagttattttttctttttttccattgtagATAACAGTAATTAAGGTATCATTAGAGATACGAAGAatgttagaaagagaagaaggagacaTATTAAACAAGGCCTTGTTAGATTCATATATAGGATTTTCAAAAGTATTTAAGCTCTTGGTCGAGTTAAAGAAACCTATTGTTGgacataatattttacttgatctgatatatatgttcaaattattttataaacctTTACCaagtaaatgaatttatttttattttaagaactTAAAGTTCATGTTTTacaaaataacattatatgAATGTTTTATATTCTAGAGAGATATAATGAATTTAAGGTTGAAGTACATCGTTTATTTCCCATTATTTATGATACCAAATATTTAAGTTACCAACTGAGAGatgaaatttcattgtttccaccaggtaattatttttattatttgctaCAAGATTGTCCTTTCTTTTGACtttaatactactactactattactactactactactgctgctattactattactactattactaataataataataataatagtatttaatttttaataaaaatatttttttttaggttcCCCATATACGCTTGATGCtctttataaattcttttctgaagaaaggaggagatttatattaaattcacCTATTATAGAAACTAATTATAAACTAGGAggtgatttataaaattataaaattgtttatatcaaTGTTCCtcttgattaatttattttaacatagatttgttattttgtataatcatttatttcag harbors:
- the LOC127062878 gene encoding pre-piRNA 3'-exonuclease trimmer-like isoform X3, encoding MMINVNKQNFQKLYPTIKTSLENAQVIAIDAEFSGLESDDSSKSSLFDTIEERYQKLRKNCEKFIIVQFGITCIEQVPCQNEYNTKIFKFFLFPASIPIKNRQFLWQVAAIEFLSLSGFNFNKVAYDGISYLNEVEEFTFKRYLEDNNMIRNINNMSYKEGDEIKRAIDNVANWLEFSGDPDEDPEYIVLKISVSSVNLQYLLQKILRSRFSRIWTTYNNEEITVIKVSLEIRRMLEREEGDILNKALLDSYIGFSKVFKLLVELKKPIVGHNILLDLIYMFKLFYKPLPKRYNEFKVEVHRLFPIIYDTKYLSYQLRDEISLFPPGSPYTLDALYKFFSEERRRFILNSPIIETNYKLGDVVPHDSGWDSYFTGYIFIKMAHVIAVKKYGKGLEYRSVTNTEVLNSLQEYLNCINLSRASTFYLKLDGKDPKSERPQWLFVRTSVNYDIDQIIQKLSAFGTVDVKSFIEGCALVAVANHGSARNILNHFYNHKDIYIVPYNPIKHSLSVKYLLIVSAILSGGVVAWVFHRSILKSV
- the LOC127062878 gene encoding pre-piRNA 3'-exonuclease trimmer-like isoform X2 — translated: MMINVNKQNFQKLYPTIKTSLENAQVIAIDAEFSGLESDDSSKSSLFDTIEERYQKLRKNCEKFIIVQFGITCIEQVPCQNEYNTKIFKFFLFPASIPIKNRQFLWQVAAIEFLSLSGFNFNKVAYDGISYLNEVEEFTFKRYLEDNNMIRNINNMSYKEGDEIKRAIDNVANWLEFSGDPDEDPEYIVLKISVSSVNLQYLLQKILRSRFSRIWTTYNNEEITVIKVSLEIRRMLEREEGDILNKALLDSYIGFSKVFKLLVELKKPIVGHNILLDLIYMFKLFYKPLPKRYNEFKVEVHRLFPIIYDTKYLSYQLRDEISLFPPGSPYTLDALYKFFSEERRRFILNSPIIETNYKLGDVVPHDSGWDSYFTGYIFIKMAHVIAVKKYGKGLEYRSVTNTEVLNSLQEYLNCINLSRASTFYLKLDGKDPKSERPQWLFVRTSVNYDIDQIIQKLSAFGTVDVKSFIEGCALVAVANHGSMELFRSKVADLFWILSKGSRVYSSLHLQIVTLLHVISSSYVLTTVTWNFEKLMIFRARLRGNDYRLIGNKYRRKLKEAAVKVTPGEKRKR
- the LOC127062878 gene encoding pre-piRNA 3'-exonuclease trimmer-like isoform X1; translation: MMINVNKQNFQKLYPTIKTSLENAQVIAIDAEFSGLESDDSSKSSLFDTIEERYQKLRKNCEKFIIVQFGITCIEQVPCQNEYNTKIFKFFLFPASIPIKNRQFLWQVAAIEFLSLSGFNFNKVAYDGISYLNEVEEFTFKRYLEDNNMIRNINNMSYKEGDEIKRAIDNVANWLEFSGDPDEDPEYIVLKISVSSVNLQYLLQKILRSRFSRIWTTYNNEEITVIKVSLEIRRMLEREEGDILNKALLDSYIGFSKVFKLLVELKKPIVGHNILLDLIYMFKLFYKPLPKRYNEFKVEVHRLFPIIYDTKYLSYQLRDEISLFPPGSPYTLDALYKFFSEERRRFILNSPIIETNYKLGDVVPHDSGWDSYFTGYIFIKMAHVIAVKKYGKGLEYRSVTNTEVLNSLQEYLNCINLSRASTFYLKLDGKDPKSERPQWLFVRTSVNYDIDQIIQKLSAFGTVDVKSFIEGCALVAVANHGSMELFRSKVADLFWILSKGSRVYSSLHLQIVTLLHVISSSYVLTTVTWNFEKLMIFRARLRGNDYRLIGNKYRRKLKEAAVKVTPGEKRKQR